In Myxocyprinus asiaticus isolate MX2 ecotype Aquarium Trade chromosome 12, UBuf_Myxa_2, whole genome shotgun sequence, the DNA window cctaaGCATTAAGTGAGAAGTGTGTTGACGCACAATATCGTGCTTCTGCATGAAGTTGCTATTTACATTATGGAGGACATGTAGACATAACACAAAAACAAGCATAGAACCGTTTTGATTGATCAGAAGAATAAAGGCTTGTTTTTGGAATCCGGATTAAACAATGGGCACGTACGCACACAGAGAACACATCTACATCCATGGCCAGGTACATTCTGTTGAATGTTTTCTAGGCCAAATAACACTAAAATATAAAAGTACATCACATCCTgacattaacacatttttttttagatatgtacACAGTAGTTTGACCAATGAGATCTGCCAGTGCTGGGGGATTTATAGTCAGTGCGAAGTGCCCAAGAGGATCACTGCTGACCTTCTCTGCAGGTCATTATCTCCCCTTGGAGACCTCTCATACTGTAATCTAGACAGTTGCTAGGTTCATCCAGGGCCTTATCACTGGGCAGAAAGGCTGGCACAGCAGTACTGAGATCTCTGACACTGCCAGTCCTACGTATGTGTGCTAATCATCCTGGTCTGGGCACATATGGTGGCATCCATAGTTCTGTCTGCACATTCTCCTGTTATACTACTGGTATGAATTGGAGAGTTACCTCTGGTCCACAGTAGGGCAATCAGTTAGTGGCTTTGTTGCATTAAGCCCTGGAGTGAATATCTCTCTGATTGCTTTACGACATTGAGTTTATATTTGGAGCTCTGCTGATTGGCAAGCGTTTCTGAAAGGCTAACATTAACACTGTCTTGTGTTAAAGTTTAAATTGCAGTCAAATCTGCAATAAGACAATTTAAAACGCTGTAATGTACTTTGGATGACTTTCATTTACTACTACGAAACCACTTCTGGATGTGGATTGTGACTGTGAGATGGCATAACATCACTAAGATTGTATGTAATATTCATTTCTCATCTCAGTTCAATTCACAGAAATCGTGCATGaaggcaaaacaacaacaatacatgAACAAATAATTTACATATGTAGTAATGGTGGTTTTTGAGTAATTGTGAACTATATCCCATGAAAATAAGAGTTTCAGGGCTAAATGACATCTCCATTTGCAATCTGACCAtgggaaatcatgcattaattgATGACAGAGAAAGCTTGTTACACATGGGAGTGACAGATGAGAGTGGGCAAAGCATGGAGCAAACAGGTGTTGGGGCTCACCATCTCATTATAAACCATCAGCTACAGTGACGAAGGCTCACAGAGTTCCCTTCCATTGCTCCGCTCTGTCACCAAGCAACCTGTACAATATCATACACAGGCCAGTAAATAGAAGCAGGGTGGGGCAGGGAACCCCAAAGGATGTgataaaatgacataaaatgcaCAAAAGGTATTTTTCTTAGCATTGGCAAAATTGAATATATCCTAAGTGATTGCAGAAGTTTGAGAATTATATGATTTTAGTGATATTGTTGCAAAATGATTTGTGGTTATacatgtatcgtggcagttccaaggtgaaatatcCATTGTGTGACGCTAATATCGAGTGAAGGTTTCTTCCAAAAACCCCATGAGGGTTttgaggttaatgctctatctagtttaaatcagcaaaacataactccctaccctaaaccttaaacctaaacttaacagacagtgtcataaaagcaaatgtgagatgaaaaacaattgaggtttttaaaatgaatgctctatggagttttaaatcaacaaaacatacctccctaccctaaaccttaaacctaacctataATGAGCAAATGCGAGACAAAAAACAgtattgctgaagcaaccactttaGAAAATCATTTGATGTGCTTCTATAACATTTTCGGTGCATGTGTTGACTTGCATGCTTTTCAGCGTACACCCATCCACTGCTTCATAAGTGCaatgctttatcagttgagctactgcgcaatttgactGTGCACGAACTAGATCGTAAATGTACTTCATTGAAATAAAAACCTTAGAATGTGTCGCCTTACAAATCATGcactagagtaaaagtgttttgatgtcataagatagcactgtgtgaggaacaagaTGAAAAGTATGTGcttatgaattgataatctgcagttttactcttgatttgtgtgaaagggaataaagtcattgttgttgtagcctCCAGTGCATATGCATAGATTTACATAAGGATGGTGGGGACATGTCCCTGCCAACTTTCAATTggaaatgtcccgaccaacatttgggcaattgtACCACATAGAAAATATGctaacttttgtttttattttcattgtaatgACTATTAAATGttctcagtatcattattcatgtgtaaataatTGTCTGACTTCTTCTGAAGCAGCGCATAAACGGCATTGTCACAtgacacctgttacttttctcagcactgttcaggatgcacaaatcgcagttgtttgtgattactgcagaAAGATTTCCATTAGTATCTTACGTCCGAtccttgaaattaatagatttaaacaagcatatcacatttttcctccaaatTGTGCATCCTAGTGGTCAGTTATAAACCTTTTTATTcttcagaatttaaaaaaaggCTCACATTTAATATGGTGGGGCAGAGAAATAGGAATTGAGACTTGTTATATAaggaaataaatgttatttttgttatattaccAGGCTGCTTTTACTTAAATTTTCTTAATAtctacattttgaatattatcctcacaatatgtccctaccaactttcaaaccaaacctacgcccttgctCCAGTGTTCTTTTCACCAGGAGCTTTCACTGAATTGTTGCATAAGATGCATGTTCTAGTAATGGATGCATGTAGTTGATTTACATTTGTGGCTTAGTGGTGTCTCTGTATTTATAGTTCTTGATAAAGCATCCAACCCATCTCAGTCACCCCACTGCCCCATCCAAAGGGGGAGTAATCCAATAAAGGGGAGGACAAGAATCGCTCCTCCATCTCTCTTTCAGGAAGGCAGCCCAGCAAGAAGCAAAGCACTGCACATCACTACACAGCACAGGCAAGTTGGACATTGAGAAACTTCTCTTCTTTCCTCTTTTTTGTCCAGGCAGAAGAGTTGCATGCAGGTGCTCTTTGCAGCAGCTGTCTTTACTATTCATCTGCTTAGTGCCACTATTTCTATAATTAATTTGCTCCTGAAACCACTCTGACACCACCTGCTTTATTATAGGCTGCTGCTTTTCATTAGCACTGAAAGAATGTTGTGTGCAAGTGCTTTCTAATGGAATAAATACATTTACGATCTGCACTGAAGAATCAGATTATCTGTCTCAGACACCATTAGCGGGCTGTATTATTGTTGTAAATCTACTTTAAAGTCTTCTAAAACTAAAAAAATGCTGCCCAGTATTTTCCCATTATTTCTCTATTTTCTatcttttctttaaatatttctgAACGAATTCTACTGAATTCtggttacacattttaaaggcaGTTATGCAAGACTATAGAATATGTTGTGGTGTATTATTCCCTGACTATCCATGTACAAAGCCTTGGCCATTTACTTACATTTCAGTGAACTATATTTTAACAGCGTATTATTTATCAGATTTAAGCACGTCAGAGGTGAAATTAGCTCAAGACTAAGAATTACTGTCGAAAGATGGTTGGGACTTTACTGGCTATATTTTAACATGACAGTCCTGACACTAGAACTGAAACGTTAGGACATCCGTGGACATGCTGGGATGAGCTGAATGTGTCTTCCTGGTTTCTTCATGGATGCATTCCATAGTCTCAAGAAATCTTTTGGTTTCAGATTTACTGTATACCTAAAAGAGTGTTTGTTGTTTCAGGATTGGTATGGAAAGTTTTCTTGTCTTTGTTTGGTTGCTAGTTGGTATGGGGATAATAAATCTCCACAGGCACCTGTCAGTCCTTCTTCAAGTTATGGTTAAAAGTTTCCACAGATGCCATTTTGTAATCTTTAATTAGCTGCATGTTTTATTAAATCACATGTAGCTTAATTGGAAATGAGTAGGTAGGAGGACCCTCCGTTTGATGGAACATTGCGTTTGGACTTCCATTAAGGTTCAGAAGTAATTCACATACAGTAAAGTAAGATTCTTAAGCCAAGCCTCTGTCTTCTTTAATCATTGGACACTATGCAGTCTTTGTATTTTTGTCTATTTGAGTCTGAGAGGAATATGCCTCTTTACTGATAGTAGGGGATGCACTGGGGACACCTGAAACCACAGAGACCAATGTTGGTGTCAGCGTGCCAGATTGATCACAGATCAAAGAATCCCCTCAGAAGTAACACTGAGATCTGACAAGTGCTCACAGTGCAGATTTAGCTGACTATGTTAACTCTCTGTAAGTACATACAGGCATACATACTTAACATGTAGTTAGTATTAAGTTCAAAGACATACAATGAGATCATGACCCCATTATGGTGGTGGTGTGGGTAATGGCTAAAGCCCAAAGAATACTTCGGTTTTGAAGGCTTAACGTATGCGTACAATCGaacgctagcctttcaaagtatactttatttGACTGTGCGTGCATACATAGGCAGTTGGCATTGTGCactacaactgctatgagataccGGACAATTTATCTTCAGGAGTTAAGACCTATAAAGATGTCTATAGTTCTTCACAGGGGCGTTACtacagggagggcagggtgggcagcaCCCTAGGGCCTGGGGTGAGAGGGGGCCCACAATAGTCGGATGAGATCTTTGGAGGAGTGGAAAGGGGGTATCCcttagatttacattgaaggagggggTTGAGTCATTTATAGGGACCAGATTTTCATAGAGacatggggtgggctcttttgacctgggccagtaagcaaccaatcAGAAAACCCTTGCATTGTGGCAGCATGTTTTGCACAGGCGAGCACCACTCACAGTTTCTgcagaaaatgtaaatgaaaaagtTTTGTATTGTGGTAAATTCTGGTCCCAGAGTTTCATTGTTTGGACTCTCAAGACAACAGATCATCTTCCCATCCTTAGAAGATTGTGTTTCCCTATAAAAAAGCAAAGGTCTGTGACACAGGCTGACAGAACCCTTCATGGGGTTTTTCATCGAAGTCTCTCTCAGGGATGTCAGAGTAGAATCTGTTATTAAAGATGATCAGTGTTATAGGAATCTGATAAGATTTTTCAAAcgtcacaataataataataataaataataatcatcCTAATGCAAGGGTAACCATACTGAACAGTTGAGGAAAAATTACTGGTGACTTTCCTTGGTTAAACAAGTTTACCGATGTGACTGTAAAAGATTCTCTTTACAGAGACATTAGCACTGCCTGAATGAGACTTTAAGAGATTCTAAGAGAAAACAAGAGACATGGCTTGGTATGGAGATCGGAGCAGGCAAGCATTGTGTTCTCAAATGCTTGTCTGGACACTGTTCTGAGAGATAACACAGGAATATCAGCAGCTTTACTGAGGGAGACACAACAGCTGATACTAATACACTGGCATGCCTTCCTCTCTTGCTTTAGAAAGTTTGCGTCATGTAGTTAGGCTTTATCTAGCAGATGTTAAGCACTGGTATTATACTAGCCTACTAGCTAAATGCTTCCTAAACTGTCAAAATGCCTAAAATGTCTTCAATGACGTGCACTTTCAACTTTCAATAACCCCTCACCCCGTTTGCACCATTTAAAAACACCACTTTTATCTTGTAGGCATTGTTTAGATCCAAGATGGCGGAGCGTTATGACTGCCACTACTGCAAGGAGTCTCTGTTTGGGAAGATGTATGTTCTGCGTGATGAAAATCCTTACTGTGTGAAGTGCTATGAGAGCCTCTACTCCAACACCTGTGACGAATGCAAGAACCCCATTGGCTGCAATAGCAGAGTATGTTCATCTTCACAGTTTGCActttataaaatgttttgaaagtaCAGTTCAAAAATGCTGAAATTGCTCAGATTCTGCTGGAATCAGTTCTGAAATAGCTTTTGCAAAGTTGACTGGAGTTACTGATACATTGTCATTGTTCAATACATTCAACTGGTCACAACTAAACTTGGTCatttcgtgtttttttttttgtttgttttttttactgatagCTAtaccgatcatgaaaagaccaaatgTAAATGCCCTCATAACTACAGTACATTAATATATGGAAGTTTAGGAAAGACGATAAAGAAAATGCAGCACATTACAGACGTTTTGAATCAATCTGAATGAATCAATCTAAGCAATTTTAGTTCCCTCCCGTTTTAGCCACATTTCGCTGCCAAGCATTAGCATAAAgtagatttacagtatatacattttgtgGTGACACGTTTATGTGGCCATGTGTAAATGATTTACCTTATCTGCCGACATCGAATCGTGAAAAATAGGGAGATTGGTTCATATGTGCCAGGAATGGCAGCCAGTGAAGATGGTGCCCCCGTAGGTCAGTAATACTACATTGAAAATTAATAATACCAAGAATAGTAccatgtattcagatggtcccttaccacattcttcacagttttagcaataaatgctttttgagttaataataaaaagtgtatatccttttttatatgctgagaactttcctgcccaatgacttataaaaaattatatatatatatatgattatttatcttatttatgtatacacctgcattggtttatatgtattttttttacgcttttttatttactttattttaattatttatttccttCACcagtacttcttgtctttatgactatgtattcatacattgttggatctgtgtaatttttttaatcttacTGAACATTCATATtaaaccttctgtttttcaataataaaaaaagccacagttttagcacaatgtgtggacttttcagacagtcccttacccaccgtatgAAACATTTCCAATTTCTAATGTTAAAAgaacgatctggaacgatttcactgtgacgccatctgaccagtttACAGGACAAATCACGTCTCTTActgattcgatacgggacgcatcatttcatatttaaatacgggacgGGTGGAAACTCtacctggaggtctaatacattctcaaGAGCAAAGTGTAGATGCAGAAAATCATgcgtttatcgggagaaattgtaaatcgggagtacagcaggaggaggggtggaaaaacggTAGAAACCCGGTAAAATCTGGAGTGTTGGCAGGCATGGTAAATGGGATGTGCATTCCCAATCAAATAACAAGAAATAAGAAGCAACTAAGTGAAAacaggccttaaagggatagttcacccaatcatcatttactcaccctcatgccatcccagatgtgtatgaatttctttcttcagcagaacacaaatgaagatttttagaagaatatttcagctctgtaggtccatacaattcaagtgaatgggtgccaaaattttgaagcacatAAACActgcataaacgtaatccatatgactccagtgttttaatcaatgtcttcagaagtgatatggcaggtgtgggagagaaacagatcaatatttaagttattttttactgtcactctccactttcactttcacttttacattcttcttttgtttttggtgattcacattcttcatacatatcgccacctactgggcagggaggagaatttatggtaaaaacagacttaaatattgatctgtttctcaccattacctatcatatcacttcagaagacatggattcaaccactggagtcttatggattacttttatgctgattaagATGGTCTTTGAACTGACTATTTGCATACTGCCATTTTTATTTAGTAACAGTGTGCAGTGTGCAACAGATGAGCTTTTTTGGAATTACCAGCACTGTATCACCCTAGTTATGGGCACTCAGACCTTCACTGccacaaccacccagaacacccaagcaataATTTATATCTTGTAAGAAATATACAATACAGACTATTATCTATACAGTAAATTTAGTGGGCGGTATTCGGGCCATTAGTGACAATGGTAGTTTAGAAGTACATTCCCTGCCCTTGAACTGGTGTAACATGTGGTGCTCTTCTCTCTACAGGCTCCTGTGAGCTCCTGTCATTAGTGTCACATTACATTGTTATTAGTCCTGGTGAAGAAGCTGTCACCAGCCTGGAGGACAGGCCTGGGGTGGGGCCACATCTGTGTGACACATCCTTGGCCCAGTTAGCTGCCTCTAGTAGCAACCAATCAGCATGACCTCATAGCACCTAGGGCCAGCATTTAACAagcactctctctctttccaaaTTGGTGGATAATTAAAGCACTGGTGTCATACACTCATTCTAAGGTGATGTGTGCTCACAGCACAGGACGGACTCTCACTAACACACTCCGATTGGCAGATCACGCTGTGATTGGTTGCAAACACCAGCACCTGCGGCTCTCATTGGAGAGTGTCCTGCTGTGAAGCTGACTTTGAGGAACCCTTTATCCTACCACTCTCCCTAATTACTGTAGCTATGTTCGAAGGCTGAAAAATGCCCCAAAAGTCCACTGAGGGCAACCTCAGTTCTCCCTTAAGTTTAATGCATGCAAAACAACACAGGTTCAATTCGATTTGTGCTTACTTGGATGTGTTTGTCCTCAGGATTTGTCTTATAAGGACCGCCACTGGCATGATGACTGCTTCCACTGCTTTAAATGTCACCGTTCTCTGGTGGACAAGCCGTTCTCCACCAAGGACGAGCAGCTACTGTGTACTGAGTGTTACTCTAATGAGTATTCCTCTAAATGCTATGAATGCAAGAAGACAATCATGCCAGGTGAGTGAACAGTGAAACATTTGCTCGCCCTGTTGATAGAAAATTACTTTAGAAACCTGCATTACAGAATTACTCAATGCTACATCAGGATTTATCACAATGGACCCCTTTAACCTCGGATCGGTGATCTTCAAAATGACCTTCAAACTCATGTACTTTTCCTGTTCCATTACAAAAATGTTTCTTCTTTGTATGTCTGTCtctattttatttgtatgttttggATTGTCTTATTCTCTCAGGCTCCAGGAAGATGGAGCATAAGGGGAACAGCTGGCACGAGACCTGCTTTACCTGCCAGCGCTGCCAGCAACCCATTGGCACCAAGAGCTTCATTCCAAAGGACAACAGTAACTACTGCGTGCCATGCTACGAGAAGCAATATGCACTGCAGTGTGTGCACTGCAAGAAGGTAAGAAAATCAGAAAAACAAcatgagagaattgaagaaatgtTCTAGGTTCAACAGAATGTTCGACAGCTCAATAGACAGTATTTaatgttacagtaagacacttataatggacgtgaatggggccagtccacaaacattaaagggatagttcacccaacaattctctcatcataaactcatcctcatgccatcccagatgtgtgtgatttctttcttctgctgaacacaaacaaagatttttagaagaatatttcagctctgttggtccttacggtgcaattgaatggtggccagaactcagaaggtccatgaagcacataaaagcagcataaaagtaatccatacgtctccagtagttaaagccatatcttcagacgtgatatgatagatgtgggggagaatatatattaaattcaattttatgtcctttttattataaattctcctccctatccattaggtggcgatatgcacgaagaatgaaaatcaacaaaaacaaaagaagaagaaagtgaaagtggagatttatagtaataaaggaataaatattgatctgtttctcacccacacctatcatatcacttctgaagatatggattaaaactgGAGTTGTcttgactacttttatgctgcctttatgtacttttggagcttcaaaagtttggtacccattcacttgcattttgaggaccttcagagctgagatattcttctaaaaatcttaatttgtgttctgctgaagaaagaaagtcatatacatctgggatggcatgaggatgagtaaaagatgagagaattttcatttttgagtgaactatccctttaaaatacacaccttttcaaaagtgtagccacaggACGtaaacattaaagggacagttcacccaaaaatgaaaattctctcatcatttactcaccctcatgccatcccagatgtgtgtgactttctttcttctgctgaacacaaatgaagttttttagaagaatatctcagctctctaggtccatacaatgcaagtgaatgctgaccagaaccaaaaatcacataaatgcagcataaaagtagtccagacgactccagtggttaactccatatcttcagaagcgatgtgataggtgtgggtgatcaacagatcagtatttaagtcttttttacttttgtgctgcctttatgtcctttttgggccttctgagttctggcatatgtggtaatcaacattatgccacaaatgaagttgtcgattgatcttaacttgtattgaacctggaacatttcttaaACCTGATTCTATAGTCGGTGATTTGACTCTGCTCAGAATACAATAAAAGGATTATATGACATCAGACCTAATTCGTTCCCTCTT includes these proteins:
- the fhl2b gene encoding four and a half LIM domains protein 2b — its product is MAERYDCHYCKESLFGKMYVLRDENPYCVKCYESLYSNTCDECKNPIGCNSRDLSYKDRHWHDDCFHCFKCHRSLVDKPFSTKDEQLLCTECYSNEYSSKCYECKKTIMPGSRKMEHKGNSWHETCFTCQRCQQPIGTKSFIPKDNSNYCVPCYEKQYALQCVHCKKPITTGGVTYHEQPWHKDCFLCTGCKQQLSGQRFTSRDDFPYCLNCFCNLYAKKCAACTTPISGLGGSKYISFEERQWHNDCFNCKKCSVTLVGRGFLTERDDILCPECGKDI